From the genome of Haloterrigena sp. KLK7, one region includes:
- a CDS encoding archaea-specific SMC-related protein — protein MEPGLDTKQRDIPGAATLSVDNIGGIDETEVTFHRGVTVLSGRNATNRTSLLQAIMAALGSEQASLKADAEEGHAALEFGDETYRRTLERRGGTIVTDGDPYLDDPELADLFAFLLETNEARQAVARGDDLRELIMRPVDTDAIQAEIEQYEQQKRDLDERLSELDDLEGRLPDLEAKRTRLTDEIESLRADLESAREELEETNVDVEQRREEQSELEEKLAELRETRSELETVRERIETERESIEALEDERDEVEASLESLSSGDETEVSRLEAEIDTLQTEKAELSDEISQLQSTIQFNEQLLDEQESVLPDTAADEDDGPVTDQLLEDSETVSCWTCGSSVPREQIETTIEQLRTVRQERIEERSEISSELDERRETLSEINENKTEYRQTQRRLESIDDELDRRSDRLDDLTDDREALTDEIDDLESTIDDLETDDYSGVLDQHKEVNQLEFELERKEREREEIDEEIDEIEQRLDERGDLQERRDDVTDELTDLRTRIDQIEADAVEEFNEHMENLLEVLEYDNLDRIWIDRTRREVREGRRKVERSSFDLKIVRSTDDGAAYEDTIGHLSESEREVTGLVFALAGYLVHDVYETVPFMLLDSLEAIDSERIAKVIEYFESYVPYLTVALLDEDAQAVDVEHEVVSDI, from the coding sequence GGAGCGGCCACCCTTTCAGTCGATAACATTGGGGGAATAGACGAGACGGAGGTCACGTTTCACCGCGGGGTGACGGTGCTCTCCGGTCGCAACGCGACCAACCGGACATCGCTGTTGCAAGCGATCATGGCGGCGCTCGGGAGCGAACAGGCGAGTCTCAAAGCCGACGCCGAGGAGGGCCACGCGGCCCTCGAGTTCGGCGACGAGACGTATCGACGGACGCTCGAGCGGCGAGGCGGAACGATCGTCACCGACGGCGATCCCTATCTCGACGACCCGGAACTCGCGGATCTGTTCGCGTTCCTGCTCGAAACCAACGAAGCGCGACAGGCCGTCGCCCGCGGCGACGACCTCCGCGAGTTGATCATGCGGCCGGTCGACACCGACGCGATACAGGCCGAAATCGAGCAGTACGAACAGCAGAAACGAGACCTCGACGAGCGGCTGTCCGAACTCGACGATCTCGAGGGACGGCTGCCCGACCTCGAGGCGAAGCGGACGCGCCTCACCGACGAGATCGAGTCGCTGCGGGCAGATCTCGAGTCGGCCCGCGAGGAACTGGAGGAGACGAATGTCGACGTCGAACAGCGACGGGAGGAGCAGTCCGAACTCGAGGAGAAACTCGCGGAGCTTCGCGAAACCCGCTCGGAACTCGAGACCGTCCGCGAGCGGATCGAGACCGAACGCGAGAGCATCGAGGCCCTCGAGGACGAACGCGACGAGGTCGAGGCGAGCCTCGAATCGCTCTCGTCGGGCGACGAGACGGAAGTCAGCCGCCTCGAAGCCGAAATCGATACCCTCCAGACGGAGAAGGCGGAACTCTCCGACGAGATCTCACAGTTACAGAGTACGATCCAGTTCAACGAGCAACTGCTCGACGAACAGGAATCGGTACTCCCCGACACCGCCGCCGACGAGGACGACGGCCCGGTTACGGACCAGTTGCTCGAGGACTCGGAGACGGTCTCCTGCTGGACCTGCGGCTCGTCGGTCCCGCGCGAACAGATCGAGACGACGATCGAACAGCTCCGGACCGTCCGACAGGAGCGCATCGAAGAGCGCTCCGAAATCAGCTCCGAACTCGACGAGCGCCGGGAGACGCTCTCGGAAATCAACGAGAACAAGACCGAATACCGACAGACTCAGCGCCGCCTCGAGTCGATCGACGACGAACTCGACCGGCGATCGGATCGACTCGACGACCTGACCGACGACCGCGAGGCACTCACCGACGAGATCGACGATCTCGAGTCGACAATCGACGACCTCGAAACCGACGACTACAGCGGGGTCCTCGATCAGCACAAGGAGGTCAACCAGCTCGAGTTCGAACTCGAACGCAAGGAACGCGAGCGCGAGGAGATCGACGAGGAGATCGACGAGATCGAACAGCGCCTCGATGAACGCGGCGATCTCCAGGAACGTCGCGACGACGTCACCGACGAGCTGACGGATCTGCGGACGCGCATCGACCAGATCGAGGCGGACGCCGTCGAGGAGTTCAACGAACACATGGAGAACCTCCTCGAGGTGCTGGAGTACGACAATCTCGATCGAATCTGGATCGACCGGACGCGCCGCGAGGTCCGCGAGGGACGCCGGAAGGTCGAGCGGTCGTCGTTCGATCTCAAGATCGTCCGCAGCACCGACGACGGCGCGGCCTACGAGGACACGATCGGCCACCTGAGCGAGAGCGAGCGAGAGGTGACCGGTCTCGTGTTCGCGCTCGCGGGCTATCTCGTCCACGACGTCTACGAGACGGTCCCGTTCATGCTGCTCGACTCCCTCGAGGCGATCGACTCCGAGCGGATCGCGAAGGTCATCGAGTACTTCGAGTCCTACGTCCCGTATCTCACCGTAGCGCTGCTGGACGAGGACGCACAGGCCGTCGACGTCGAGCACGAAGTGGTTTCGGACATCTGA
- a CDS encoding LLM class flavin-dependent oxidoreductase — protein sequence MRIGTGLFSGQRRPSDDRSMTEIYDEMVELGKHAEDVGLDSLWASEHHFAEDAYLPGVSTTLGGLATATDDIQIGSSMILAPLHNPVRLAENAATLSLLSKGRFTLGLANGYRDVEFENFGVPKRERASRTEEAVKIARRAWSDGPLDYQPLFADVSEDATVTPKPDIAPEITMGGVSKNAVRRAAQMADGWTAPEMISLDDIAKRKRYIERLREVEKKSGDFTVYIQRYCYVGESEEAAWETIQDSLFHVQRKYDEWFGLGDDGLSQERKQEIRDYTMVGSPEEIAEEIAEYEDVLGDDIHMILRTYHPGIGTENMRRTNELIGNEIAPQFQ from the coding sequence GTTGAGCTCGGTAAACACGCTGAGGACGTCGGCCTGGACAGCCTTTGGGCGTCTGAGCACCACTTCGCAGAAGACGCCTATCTACCAGGGGTGTCTACGACACTCGGGGGCCTCGCGACGGCCACTGACGATATCCAAATCGGTTCGTCGATGATCCTCGCCCCGCTACACAATCCGGTCCGCTTGGCGGAGAACGCAGCGACCCTGAGCCTGCTGTCTAAGGGACGCTTCACGCTCGGTCTCGCGAACGGCTATCGGGACGTCGAGTTCGAAAACTTCGGCGTCCCGAAACGGGAACGCGCGAGTCGGACAGAGGAAGCTGTCAAGATTGCGCGCCGCGCGTGGAGCGATGGTCCGCTCGACTACCAGCCGCTGTTCGCGGACGTCTCCGAGGACGCAACGGTCACACCGAAACCCGATATCGCTCCCGAGATAACGATGGGAGGGGTATCGAAGAACGCGGTTCGCCGTGCCGCGCAGATGGCCGACGGTTGGACGGCACCCGAGATGATTTCGCTTGACGATATCGCGAAGCGGAAGCGATACATCGAGCGACTCCGCGAGGTGGAGAAGAAGTCTGGCGACTTCACTGTGTATATCCAGCGGTACTGCTACGTCGGCGAGTCGGAGGAAGCGGCGTGGGAAACGATTCAGGACAGTCTATTTCACGTACAGCGCAAGTACGACGAGTGGTTCGGTCTCGGTGACGATGGTCTCTCACAGGAGCGGAAACAGGAAATCCGCGACTATACGATGGTCGGCTCCCCCGAGGAAATCGCCGAAGAAATCGCCGAGTACGAGGACGTCTTAGGTGATGATATTCACATGATTCTCCGCACGTACCATCCCGGCATCGGGACTGAGAATATGCGTCGCACGAACGAGCTGATCGGAAACGAGATCGCCCCGCAGTTCCAGTAG